A single window of Camelus ferus isolate YT-003-E chromosome 7, BCGSAC_Cfer_1.0, whole genome shotgun sequence DNA harbors:
- the LOC116665086 gene encoding uncharacterized protein LOC116665086 yields the protein MYRDIIIYQRTRLLVNSFTDFFFFFLTNCPAPLPGQVPGSPSRIWGDIFAQKLTQKLGLCSLGEAGQAPPPLPRPPISSWDGPLLSTTTPIAAHLHPQPPPPPPPIFKSQALCLLSLSHLYKGLPSLSEVASVEIAGKRTLPVSSPTHMLLLNVVHMIQFGERGLKGNAEKKYDLDLDQNPSQDEKAVCRKYIPSTKWKSKLLLRIESYSVDCVLWSVQPFHY from the exons ATGTACAGAG acaTCATTATTTATCAACGAACTCGCTTGCTGGTAAATAGTttcacggattttttttttttttttttgacaaattgccctgcccctcttcccgGGCAGGTGCCAGGGTCTCCATCCCGGATTTGGGGTGACATCTTCgcgcagaaactgacacaaaagcTGGGCCTCTGCAGTTTGGGGGAGGCAGGCCAGGCTCCGCCCCCACTGCCGCGTCCGCCAATCAGCTCCTGGGACGGCCCCCTTCTCAGTACCACTACCCCCATAGCTGCCCACCTCCATCCGCagcctccaccaccacctccaccaatTTTCAAATCCCAGGCTCTGTGTCTCCTCTCCCTGTCACATCTCTACAAAggactcccttccctctctgaagTAGCGAGTGTGGAAATTGCTGGAAAACGG ACCCTGCCGGTGAGCTCACCTACCCACATGCTCCTATTGAATGTTGTTCATATGATTCAATTTGGGGAAAGAGGATTGAAGGGAAATGCGGAAAAGAAATACGACTTGGATTTGGACCAAAATCCTAGTCAAGATGAAAAG gCAGTATGTCGGAAGTACATTCCCTCAACGAAATGGAAATCCAAGCTCCTCTTAAGAATTGAATCGTACTCTGTAGACTGTGTCCTATGGTCTGTTCAGCCTTTTCATTACTAA